A stretch of DNA from Synechococcales cyanobacterium T60_A2020_003:
TATCAGTCTAGACTTGAGCGAAGGAGATATTTTAGCGTTACTGGGGCCATCGGGGTGCGGGAAAACAACCTTGCTGCGCCTGATTGCCGGATTTGAAGAACCCGATACCGGAACCGTTACGATCGCCCAATGCTGTGTCGCGGGGGATGGAGCCTGGGTAGCACCCGAGCGGCGCGGCGTTGGCATGGTGTTTCAGGACTACGCCTTGTTTCCCCATTTGACGGTGGCGCAAAATGTGGCTTTTGGACTGTCTCAAGGCGATCGCCATGCCCGAACCATGGCAAAGACGATCCAGGATGTGCTATCCCTCGTGGGTCTGCAGGGGCTCGAAAATCGTTATCCCCACGAGTTATCTGGGGGGCAACAGCAGCGGGTAGCTTTAGCGCGTGCCCTTGCCCCCCAGCCGTTTTTGGTGCTGCTGGATGAGCCACTCAGTAATTTAGATGTGCAGGTGCGCGTTAAGTTGCGCCAAGAACTGCGCGATATTCTCAAAGCGGCAGGCACGACGGCGGTTTTTGTGACCCACGATCAGGAAGAGGCTCTGTCTATTGCCGATCGGGTGGGGGTCATGCGGGCAGGACGATTAGAACAGATCGACACACCGGAACAAGTTTATCAAAATCCCCAATCACGCTTTGTAGCGGAGTTTGTGACCCAAGCCAACTTTGTCATCGCGAAACGGCAAGCGGAGGGATGGCAGACGGAGATTGGCCTGTTTACCCTAGATCAAGTTGTGGTCGATGGTACAGAGAGTGCAGAGGCGATCGCCCTTATGATTCGCCAAGAGGATATTATGCTGACGCCAGATGAACGGAGTCTACTCATAGTATGCGATCGCCAGTTCTTGGGCCGAGAACAGCGCTACAGCGTTCAAACGCCCGAAGGTCACGTTTTGATTGCGCGAACTCCGGCCTCGGTCAGTTTGCCAACGGGAACGGCCGTGAACGTTAGCGTCAACCAGGCGAAACTTCAGGGGTTTGCAGTGCGAATGTGAGAAAAGCAGGACTTACGCAATTGGGCGATTTTGCGCGGGTGTAACCTGCGCAAAATCGCCTAAAAGACTCAGGACGCCGCACGTAGTGCGTAAGTCCTGAAAGGAAAACACATCGCTCTGCAACGGGAGTTAGGTTTTGCGTTAACGGCTGTATTCCAGAGAAGTAAGACCGCACAGGTATTTCTAGAACTATAGCGCTAGCCATATCGGTTAGGACATTTGGGTGGGCGATCGCTGGGTAATCCTTGCAGTACAGTGGATGGGGGGACTCCAGTTTGAAGTCTAGAATATGGCAACTGCTATCTGTAACCGTTGAACACTGAAGTATGTCAATCCTATGGCAGACGAGGACGAAAAGGGTAAAGCTACAGTTTCATCCCTAGGGGAAGGATGCTTAACGCTGATTGCCGTATACGTTGGTGCGGTGGTTGTGGCATTGGTTATCACTCAGTTTCAGCGTCATGATCCATCCAAAGCTTGGCGCACACCGCAAACAACCGTGCGCCAGGACGAGCCTGCTGTCATTCAAGGTGATGATCCGAGTGATCCGGGAGCCTACTTCAGCCCCGTTCCTTCTGCCACCATAGATCCCCCGACTCCCGATGTCACAGCGTCATTTCCCCCTTCGGTTGTCGCCCCAGAGATGCAGCCAAGTGTGCCAGCACCTGCAGGCACAGGGGTACTCAGAACTCAAGATGAAAACTCATCCGTCAACGTTCGAGCATTCCCTAATCTTTCGGCTGAGATTGTGCATGTGGGCTATGGGGGAGATGCGGTCAATATTCTCAATCAATCTATCGATAGCGAAGGGAATACCTGGTATTACGTAGAGTTTGCCGATGGAAGTGCAACGGGCTGGGTACATGGTGACTATCTCCAACCCACAATGGCTGAGCCTAACT
This window harbors:
- a CDS encoding SH3 domain-containing protein — protein: MADEDEKGKATVSSLGEGCLTLIAVYVGAVVVALVITQFQRHDPSKAWRTPQTTVRQDEPAVIQGDDPSDPGAYFSPVPSATIDPPTPDVTASFPPSVVAPEMQPSVPAPAGTGVLRTQDENSSVNVRAFPNLSAEIVHVGYGGDAVNILNQSIDSEGNTWYYVEFADGSATGWVHGDYLQPTMAEPNSYPSPEGELPSVDQNPVVSTQ
- a CDS encoding ABC transporter ATP-binding protein yields the protein ISLDLSEGDILALLGPSGCGKTTLLRLIAGFEEPDTGTVTIAQCCVAGDGAWVAPERRGVGMVFQDYALFPHLTVAQNVAFGLSQGDRHARTMAKTIQDVLSLVGLQGLENRYPHELSGGQQQRVALARALAPQPFLVLLDEPLSNLDVQVRVKLRQELRDILKAAGTTAVFVTHDQEEALSIADRVGVMRAGRLEQIDTPEQVYQNPQSRFVAEFVTQANFVIAKRQAEGWQTEIGLFTLDQVVVDGTESAEAIALMIRQEDIMLTPDERSLLIVCDRQFLGREQRYSVQTPEGHVLIARTPASVSLPTGTAVNVSVNQAKLQGFAVRM